A genomic window from Lotus japonicus ecotype B-129 chromosome 1, LjGifu_v1.2 includes:
- the LOC130730048 gene encoding probable mediator of RNA polymerase II transcription subunit 26b codes for MKSGSLDQWRSYFRSANSDIFDIIDHAIIVAASDCPKEFRLRRDWIAERLFSCKLTRCLGCDRVELAVAGDGGEDDDDHDDGGCKIEAGASKESKANDASGDDHGEMNMNPDSIYSFGEAEALTDEIEEESQYLEEVLRIKELLLSSEEASDSVIFDSLRRLQLMELTVDRLKATEIGKAVNPLRKHGSQDIRQLARTLIIGWKEMVDEWVNATTTTVIAASEGTPDSVNPSVVDDDEEEGLPSPPLDEGAFFVTQAGSMELSQFFDGMDDDGNPRQSGQFNKNRENGRKPAMDNQVVEKRKVQASNETAFTFTAKDTKSQQAKKNEASVRLNKPVTADSGPGRPPKSNMQRKASDEPKMAVQQKIENNTITRRPPIVQQNKSKCSDDAAKLEATKRKLQERYQQAENAKRQRTIQVMELNDLPKQAIAHRNPHFKSGNHRQWGRK; via the exons ATGAAGTCTGGGTCACTGGATCAGTGGAGGAGTTACTTTCGGTCTGCGAATTCGGACATATTTGATATAATTGATCATGCGATCATTGTGGCTGCTTCTGATTGCCCCAAGGAGTTCAGATTGAGAAGGGATTGGATTGCAGAGAGGCTCTTCTCTTGCAAGTTGACTCGTTGTTTGGGGTGTGATCGGGTGGAGTTAGCTGTTGCTGGTGATggtggtgaagatgatgatgatcatGATGATGGAGGTTGTAAGATTGAAGCTGGGGCAAGCAAAGAGAGCAAGGCTAATGATGCTAGTGGAGATGATCATGGAGAGATGAACATGAACCCGGATAGCATTTATAGCTTTGGTGAAGCTGAGGCTTTGACTGATGAGATTGAAGAAGAGTCTCAGTATCTTGAAGAGGTTTTGAGGATCAAAGAACTTCTGCTTAGCTCTGAAGAAGCG AGTGACTCTGTGATATTTGATTCACTGAGGAGACTTCAGCTGATGGAACTCACTGTGGATCGTTTAAAG GCAACTGAGATTGGAAAGGCTGTCAATCCTCTCAGGAAACATGGATCACAGGATATTCGTCAACTTGCTCGGACTCTTATCAT tggttggaaagaaatggtAGATGAGTGGGTCAATGCTACAACAACAACAGTTATTGCAG CTTCAGAAGGTACACCAGATTCAGTGAATCCATCTGTTGTTGATGacgatgaagaagaaggacttCCATCACCTCCTTTGGATGAAGGGGCCTTCTTTGTTACTCAAGCTGGTTCAATGGAACTCTCACAG TTCTTTGATGGCATGGATGATGATGGAA ATCCTCGACAAAGTGGGCAATTCAACAAGAACCGTGAAAATGGCCGAAAGCCGGCTATGGACAATCAAGTTGTAGAAAAGAGGAAAGTTCAAGCTTCCAATGAAACAGCCTTCACATTCACTGCAAAGGACACGAAGAGTCAGCAAGCGAAGAAAAATGAGGCTTCTGTGAGGTTAAATAAACCAGTAACCGCTGATTCGGGCCCTGGCAGACCACCAAAATCAAATATGCAGAGAAAAGCCAGCGATGAGCCAAAGATGGCAGTGCAGCAAAAAATAGAGAACAATACAATCACAAGGAGGCCTCCCATTGTTCAGCAAAAT AAATCTAAATGTTCAGATGATGCTGCGAAGCTAGAAGCCACTAAGAGGAAACTTCAAGAGCGCTATCAACAAGCTGAAAATG CTAAGAGGCAGAGAACTATACAAGTTATGGAATTGAATGATCTTCCCAAGCAAGCGATTGCACACCGGAATCCTCATTTCAAATCTGGAAATCATAGGCAATGGGGACGAAAATAG